From the Fibrobacter sp. UWB11 genome, one window contains:
- a CDS encoding nuclease-related domain-containing protein, translating into MIDKELENIVSKELSSKEDLMGYEAEKQTAHYLKRKFFDHPEIHVLNNVRFKCLTDDGDYTQIDHLVITPYCFIVIETKSWTSGMKYDEDGNCWYLSKEDYEWHPSRESPIYQAKIQSEALRKVLQNNKETLRKKFLFLQGGFQNYPVHYLVALHGESNVVKPDKPCKFDGTVLKSEVIPDKVLEIYESYKKSDTVKNFVKDAILKNDSLWLLPEEDIVKTIAFLKDIHRPQYFYRKIEEELANCKCGNVLSFEKNRETKKWEAICKSCGMVKPFSFKCKKCRKPLELFETGWPRRQLVFCRYCDEYRIVK; encoded by the coding sequence ATGATAGACAAAGAACTTGAAAACATCGTATCAAAGGAATTGTCTTCTAAAGAAGACTTAATGGGCTATGAAGCGGAAAAGCAAACTGCCCATTATTTAAAGCGCAAATTTTTTGACCATCCTGAAATTCATGTCCTTAACAACGTTCGGTTTAAATGCCTGACGGACGATGGCGACTATACTCAAATAGACCATCTTGTTATTACGCCATATTGCTTCATTGTTATAGAAACAAAGAGCTGGACTAGCGGGATGAAATATGATGAAGATGGAAATTGCTGGTATTTGTCAAAAGAAGACTACGAATGGCATCCGAGTAGGGAAAGTCCTATCTATCAAGCGAAAATCCAGTCTGAGGCGTTAAGAAAAGTTTTGCAGAATAACAAAGAAACCCTTAGAAAGAAATTTCTCTTTCTTCAAGGAGGATTTCAGAATTATCCTGTCCATTATTTAGTTGCTTTGCATGGTGAATCCAATGTGGTAAAGCCTGACAAACCGTGTAAATTTGACGGAACGGTCCTTAAATCCGAAGTTATTCCTGATAAGGTTCTTGAAATTTATGAGAGCTATAAAAAATCGGATACGGTAAAGAATTTTGTAAAAGACGCCATTCTGAAAAACGATTCACTTTGGTTGTTGCCGGAAGAAGATATAGTAAAGACTATAGCTTTTTTAAAAGACATTCACCGTCCGCAGTATTTTTATAGAAAAATCGAGGAAGAACTGGCAAACTGTAAATGTGGAAACGTTCTTTCGTTTGAAAAGAATAGGGAAACTAAGAAATGGGAGGCTATTTGCAAATCCTGTGGAATGGTCAAACCGTTTTCGTTTAAATGCAAAAAATGCCGCAAACCCCTAGAATTGTTCGAAACAGGATGGCCCAGAAGGCAACTTGTATTTTGCCGATATTGTGACGAATACCGAATAGTGAAATAA
- a CDS encoding RecQ family ATP-dependent DNA helicase: MDANEMRRKAEEALHLFVGQNASFKEGQYEAIEATLTNKRTLVVQRTGWGKSMVYFVCTKILREEQKGLTLIISPLLSLMKNQIEAATKAGLKCETLNSSKTPEEKNQILESMEKGEVDLVLTTPETLFTPIVQDVLPKIKIGLFVVDEAHCISDWGHDFRLEYCRINKVISNMLKNVPILATTATANDRVVEDLKQQLGEDVFVSRGPLMRKNLSIQVLNLRYKATRYAWLLDNINKIPGSGIIYCLTQNDCEHLTEFLNENDINARAYHSGLDEVTNQETEQLFMKNEIKVIVATIKLGMGYDKPDISFVIHYQMPSNVVAYYQQIGRAGRNITRAYTFLMYGIEDLDIQNYFIETAFPSKSEATRVYSLIAGNEGVKLYDLAYHLNCSIGRIEKTLKFLENEELIYKEKNKYYASANTFMYNEAHYNEVKDIRYKEQSQMLDFIKTDECYGKYIVNCLDDKTTDNCGICKNCIGHEQFSSVVSEDSLRKAVAFLEKVLLPIEPRVQWAKTDVSSRTRIDMPNEEGICLSIYGEQGYGAMVKNGKYETKKFCDSLVEKSASVLRNLISEKGISQLAYVPSLRSDVVKDFAFRLAAKLGIPCIDVIQKIAAKKQKEMENSSFQCSNAQKSFSLRDGTSLTGSILLVDDVVDSKWTLTVCGYLLRTAGAEHVFPYALACSSKKRAD; this comes from the coding sequence ATGGATGCAAATGAAATGAGACGAAAAGCAGAAGAGGCTCTTCATCTATTCGTAGGGCAAAATGCCTCGTTTAAAGAAGGCCAATACGAGGCCATTGAGGCCACGCTCACCAACAAAAGAACGCTCGTTGTGCAGCGTACCGGTTGGGGAAAGAGTATGGTGTACTTCGTCTGTACAAAGATTTTGAGAGAAGAGCAAAAGGGGTTGACTCTTATTATTAGTCCTTTGCTGAGTTTGATGAAGAACCAGATTGAGGCGGCGACAAAGGCTGGTCTGAAGTGTGAAACTTTGAATAGTTCTAAAACTCCAGAAGAGAAAAATCAGATTCTAGAGTCAATGGAAAAAGGTGAAGTTGACCTAGTTTTGACAACGCCCGAAACATTGTTTACGCCGATTGTTCAAGATGTATTGCCTAAAATCAAGATAGGATTATTTGTCGTTGATGAGGCTCACTGTATTTCTGACTGGGGACATGATTTTCGATTAGAATATTGTCGAATAAATAAAGTTATCAGCAACATGCTGAAGAATGTTCCAATTCTTGCAACCACGGCAACGGCGAACGACCGAGTCGTAGAAGATCTTAAACAGCAACTGGGCGAAGACGTTTTTGTTTCTAGAGGCCCATTGATGCGCAAGAATCTCTCTATACAGGTTCTCAATTTAAGATACAAGGCAACTCGATACGCCTGGCTTTTAGACAACATTAATAAAATTCCTGGTTCTGGAATAATCTATTGCCTTACACAAAACGACTGCGAGCATCTTACAGAATTCCTGAACGAAAATGATATCAACGCAAGGGCTTACCACAGCGGTTTGGACGAAGTCACAAACCAAGAGACCGAACAGTTGTTCATGAAAAATGAAATCAAGGTTATTGTCGCTACGATAAAGCTAGGAATGGGATACGATAAGCCTGATATTTCATTTGTAATTCATTATCAAATGCCGTCCAACGTGGTAGCTTATTATCAGCAGATAGGTCGTGCAGGAAGAAATATCACACGTGCTTATACGTTTTTGATGTATGGCATAGAAGACCTTGATATTCAGAATTATTTCATAGAAACCGCTTTTCCTTCAAAATCCGAAGCAACTAGGGTGTATTCTCTTATCGCTGGAAATGAGGGGGTGAAACTGTATGATTTAGCGTACCATTTAAATTGTTCAATAGGACGTATTGAAAAAACGTTGAAATTCCTTGAAAATGAGGAACTTATATATAAAGAAAAGAATAAATACTATGCATCTGCAAACACCTTTATGTATAATGAAGCTCATTATAACGAGGTGAAGGACATTCGCTATAAAGAACAGTCGCAGATGCTTGATTTTATTAAGACGGATGAATGCTATGGCAAATACATTGTCAATTGCTTGGATGATAAGACTACGGACAATTGTGGAATATGTAAAAATTGCATAGGCCACGAACAATTTTCTTCCGTGGTCTCAGAAGATTCATTGCGCAAGGCAGTTGCGTTCTTGGAAAAAGTTCTATTACCAATTGAACCTAGGGTGCAGTGGGCAAAAACAGATGTATCCAGTCGAACTCGAATAGATATGCCAAATGAAGAGGGAATTTGCCTATCTATCTATGGTGAACAGGGTTATGGAGCAATGGTAAAGAACGGGAAGTACGAGACGAAAAAATTTTGCGACAGTCTTGTGGAAAAAAGTGCAAGTGTCTTGCGAAATCTTATTTCTGAGAAAGGAATCTCTCAACTTGCCTATGTACCTTCTTTGCGAAGCGATGTCGTGAAAGATTTTGCTTTTCGGTTAGCTGCAAAATTGGGAATTCCGTGCATAGATGTGATTCAAAAAATTGCCGCAAAAAAGCAAAAAGAGATGGAAAACAGTTCCTTTCAATGTAGTAATGCTCAAAAATCATTCAGCTTACGGGATGGCACATCCCTTACAGGTTCTATATTGTTGGTTGATGATGTTGTAGATTCTAAATGGACTTTGACTGTATGCGGATATTTGCTAAGAACGGCTGGTGCAGAACATGTGTTTCCGTATGCATTGGCTTGCAGTTCTAAAAAGAGGGCGGATTAA
- a CDS encoding restriction endonuclease, translating into MKNTGESYENFVKSLHEALLHLETLGIQKNIKIEMRKKITDNCGIDREFDLYWEYELGGITYKTVIECKDYNSAVSVEKIDALIGKIKDLPDLKPVFATKIGYQSGAQKKAEQNKIDLLIVRKPLDSDWVDEQGNPLINKVAFTLSMGYPARITGFYPKVSESVLKEMKGNTSFAIAGNNNEIFINDGEKTVTWLDLENKLPLLHKDEFGQFEETKIFSKEGEIKTPSSSLKIIGYTVKYEVKKPDEETMLIDASDAMYGVIEYLGKDKKTLFWKNGKIEKRKMMRE; encoded by the coding sequence ATGAAAAATACTGGTGAGTCTTATGAAAATTTTGTAAAAAGCCTTCATGAGGCTTTACTGCATTTAGAAACATTAGGCATACAAAAGAACATAAAAATTGAGATGAGAAAAAAGATAACGGATAATTGTGGAATTGATCGAGAATTTGACCTTTATTGGGAATATGAACTAGGTGGGATTACATATAAGACTGTAATCGAGTGTAAAGACTACAATTCTGCGGTGTCTGTTGAAAAAATTGATGCCTTGATTGGCAAAATTAAGGACTTGCCTGATTTAAAGCCTGTTTTTGCAACGAAAATTGGTTATCAATCTGGTGCGCAAAAGAAAGCCGAACAGAATAAAATAGATTTGCTTATTGTTCGAAAACCATTGGATTCTGATTGGGTTGATGAACAAGGGAATCCATTAATTAATAAGGTTGCTTTTACTCTGTCTATGGGTTATCCTGCAAGAATAACAGGTTTTTATCCCAAGGTTTCGGAAAGTGTACTTAAGGAAATGAAGGGGAATACATCGTTTGCAATTGCTGGCAATAATAATGAAATATTTATAAATGATGGGGAAAAGACCGTAACATGGCTTGATCTAGAAAATAAACTACCCTTATTGCATAAAGATGAATTTGGTCAATTTGAGGAAACAAAAATTTTTTCAAAAGAAGGCGAAATAAAGACCCCTTCATCTAGCTTGAAAATAATAGGTTATACTGTAAAATATGAAGTGAAGAAGCCAGATGAAGAAACTATGCTAATAGATGCTTCTGATGCGATGTATGGTGTAATCGAATATTTAGGAAAAGACAAGAAAACATTGTTTTGGAAGAATGGGAAAATTGAAAAGAGGAAAATGATGCGAGAATAA
- a CDS encoding DNA-processing protein DprA, which produces MNDNSSVIVSLCSHLCADSCKPFTPSEWTKFAKMLMEKSLQPKDVIDFSTEDFKHILLYTDDEIQRIRSLFDRSGSLTFELEKYSSMGVKVVTRADAEYPRVLKSKLKENCPPLFYYAGDLNLTKRNYAGFVGSRNVDDNDTDFTKHAVSTIAKNGFGVVSGGAKGVDSTASSAMLADGGFCIEYLADSLARKIKKRDVVSQIQKGNLLLISIAKPDAGFNAGFAMQRNKFIYAQSKGTIVVKSDYDKGGTWSGATEALRNGCCPVFCRINQKSLGNKKLIELGAIAIDENWDGKLDVSVTKKKDSKEDQLSLFG; this is translated from the coding sequence ATGAACGACAATTCTTCTGTAATCGTATCTTTATGTAGCCATCTTTGTGCTGATTCCTGTAAACCGTTTACCCCTAGCGAGTGGACGAAGTTTGCAAAAATGCTTATGGAAAAATCGCTACAGCCTAAGGATGTTATAGATTTTTCGACTGAGGATTTTAAGCACATACTCTTATATACCGATGATGAAATTCAACGAATTCGATCCTTGTTTGATCGAAGTGGAAGTTTGACGTTTGAACTTGAAAAATATTCGTCAATGGGCGTCAAGGTCGTGACTAGGGCAGATGCTGAATATCCGCGAGTTCTAAAAAGTAAGCTAAAGGAAAATTGTCCGCCGTTATTTTACTATGCGGGCGATTTGAATCTGACAAAACGAAATTACGCTGGTTTTGTCGGTTCAAGAAATGTAGATGACAACGATACTGATTTCACGAAACATGCAGTTTCGACGATTGCAAAAAATGGCTTTGGTGTAGTTTCCGGTGGTGCTAAGGGGGTTGACTCTACGGCATCTTCGGCGATGCTTGCTGATGGTGGTTTCTGTATAGAATATTTGGCGGATTCTCTGGCACGTAAAATTAAGAAACGTGATGTTGTTTCCCAGATACAAAAGGGAAATCTACTTCTAATCTCTATTGCAAAGCCAGATGCTGGTTTTAATGCAGGTTTTGCGATGCAACGAAATAAATTTATTTATGCCCAATCAAAGGGAACAATTGTTGTAAAATCTGATTATGACAAAGGTGGCACATGGAGTGGAGCTACGGAGGCCTTGCGAAATGGTTGTTGTCCTGTCTTTTGTCGAATCAACCAGAAAAGTCTTGGCAATAAAAAGTTAATAGAACTTGGTGCTATTGCAATTGATGAAAATTGGGATGGAAAACTAGATGTATCAGTGACGAAGAAAAAAGATTCAAAAGAAGATCAGTTGTCATTGTTTGGGTAG
- a CDS encoding SbcC/MukB-like Walker B domain-containing protein, translating into MKNEYGLRKLVLINSANYEIAEIPLDDAVSIVGPNNSGKTSLINALQFLLIRDKQQMDFGAHDRNSSLKFYFPYPSSYILLEMQLKSGVVVVGCVGKGFSNEYQYFSYEGSLHIEDYKDVDGSIIEEAFLQEKMREKGISINKYPRSTEFFNNLYGKTDLASSDLDIRLFSVAASLRDVFQKVLIKTLHLDKLDSADIKRFLLQINAVNYSKEASSRGFDFKREWNEAFQSVEEDKAQYKACKDSMSSINDLERKYNRIRELRGKIGTMRPLINKGLSQWEEYKNSENDRLENDLARVKAEVAEYGKKHDQIIRDNEEINRKLEEIDSKNNRYESLKSRFVLNIDEDVLRQNLDSLNNQVAAKQTLLNSTRQDNVRFISKRIKELDEDINQSLRELESGEKLFKRQLQSLLNSEEKDILYNLVNQRILSLCVDEIGDVRSFVESYRTWLNSQGDVLELNGLTLNRCEILAMGHYEEKSSEEIREEIKSSKAELEQYRDRLRAVEEREKVEKELRELINRRDSAQKELNDYIEFVELRLSEAERNDEKIKLSKSLQENQDNLAKFDEEKEKSQSEEREINGRINDLNKRNGEISLLRNKRRDVENYADVLELANLPYVYDGNVMEELPELLKNQVDDCDELDSVSSSKNRILRDLEHRGFTKFIGIEQEDEMTERILDYAHTLPKEEAAIQHNLHVAITRVGNILIELVNQYKTFEDDLAKFNVLITKRRVSDLKKLSIEINPRDILDAVKIIARHSTDSADSMGLFSPDAKEGYAGNPEVDKAKEKLFRFCDNNDKLRLENLFDLSIKVQKEGELEQNLSDLNAIGSNGTVLMAKLIFGLALLHWMTDKKNATTSICYLDEAASIDEENQKKLIAAAREFGFVLLFASPTAQTTVRYCIRIEKRNNRNVVTDKQRITLDPIEVRNEE; encoded by the coding sequence ATGAAAAATGAGTATGGCTTACGAAAGTTGGTTTTGATAAATAGTGCCAACTACGAAATTGCCGAGATTCCTCTTGACGATGCAGTTTCTATTGTTGGTCCGAATAATTCTGGCAAGACGAGCTTGATTAATGCTCTTCAATTTTTGCTTATTCGCGATAAGCAGCAGATGGACTTTGGAGCCCATGACAGGAATTCTTCGCTAAAATTTTATTTTCCATATCCTAGCTCTTACATATTGCTTGAAATGCAATTAAAAAGTGGCGTTGTTGTTGTCGGTTGCGTTGGCAAAGGTTTTTCTAACGAGTATCAGTATTTCAGTTATGAAGGTTCACTTCACATAGAAGATTATAAAGATGTAGATGGCAGTATTATTGAAGAGGCCTTTTTGCAAGAAAAAATGCGGGAAAAAGGAATCTCAATTAACAAGTATCCTCGTTCAACAGAGTTCTTTAATAACCTTTATGGTAAAACTGATTTAGCATCGTCGGATTTAGATATTCGCTTGTTTTCTGTAGCGGCTTCGCTTAGAGATGTTTTTCAAAAGGTCCTAATAAAGACTCTTCATCTTGACAAGCTTGATTCTGCGGACATCAAGAGATTTCTTCTTCAAATTAATGCTGTTAATTATTCCAAAGAAGCCTCGTCTAGAGGTTTTGATTTCAAGCGAGAGTGGAATGAAGCCTTCCAATCTGTGGAAGAAGATAAGGCTCAGTATAAGGCCTGTAAAGATTCTATGTCTTCAATAAATGACTTGGAGCGCAAATATAATCGGATTCGTGAACTCCGTGGCAAAATCGGGACGATGCGTCCTTTGATAAACAAGGGCTTGAGCCAGTGGGAAGAATATAAAAATAGCGAGAATGATCGCTTAGAAAATGATTTAGCTCGTGTAAAAGCCGAGGTGGCGGAATACGGGAAAAAGCATGACCAAATAATTAGAGATAATGAAGAAATAAATCGTAAGTTAGAGGAGATAGACTCAAAAAATAATCGTTATGAGTCTTTGAAATCTCGGTTTGTTCTCAATATTGACGAGGATGTGTTAAGACAAAATCTTGATTCTTTGAATAACCAAGTCGCTGCAAAACAGACGTTGTTAAATTCAACACGACAAGATAATGTTAGGTTTATTAGTAAGCGTATAAAAGAATTGGATGAAGATATAAATCAGAGTTTAAGGGAACTTGAATCTGGCGAAAAACTATTTAAAAGACAGTTACAGTCCCTACTCAATTCTGAAGAAAAAGACATTCTTTATAATCTTGTCAATCAGCGAATCCTTTCTTTATGTGTGGACGAAATAGGTGACGTTCGGTCATTTGTTGAGTCGTACAGAACTTGGCTCAATAGCCAAGGGGATGTTTTAGAGTTAAATGGACTGACGCTGAATAGATGTGAAATCCTAGCAATGGGACATTATGAGGAAAAATCTTCTGAAGAAATTCGAGAAGAGATTAAATCAAGTAAAGCTGAGTTAGAACAGTATAGAGATCGTCTCAGAGCCGTTGAGGAACGCGAAAAAGTTGAAAAAGAGTTGAGAGAATTGATTAATAGGCGTGATTCGGCGCAAAAGGAGTTGAACGATTATATTGAGTTTGTTGAGTTGCGATTGTCGGAAGCAGAACGAAATGATGAAAAAATTAAACTTTCTAAATCGCTTCAAGAGAATCAGGATAATTTAGCGAAATTTGACGAAGAAAAAGAAAAAAGTCAGTCTGAAGAGCGTGAAATAAATGGCAGGATAAATGATTTAAATAAAAGAAATGGCGAAATTTCATTGTTGAGGAATAAACGTCGGGATGTTGAAAATTATGCAGATGTTCTTGAATTGGCGAATCTTCCGTATGTTTACGATGGGAATGTGATGGAAGAACTTCCGGAATTGCTAAAAAATCAGGTTGACGACTGTGACGAACTGGATTCTGTATCTTCAAGTAAGAATCGAATTTTAAGGGATCTTGAACATAGAGGGTTTACCAAATTTATTGGTATAGAACAAGAAGATGAAATGACGGAGCGTATTCTTGATTATGCTCATACATTGCCCAAAGAAGAGGCCGCCATACAACACAATCTCCATGTGGCTATTACACGAGTGGGAAATATTCTCATCGAATTAGTTAATCAATACAAAACTTTTGAAGATGATTTAGCCAAATTTAATGTGTTGATTACGAAAAGACGTGTTTCGGACTTGAAAAAGCTTTCCATTGAGATAAATCCTCGAGACATTCTTGATGCTGTTAAAATAATAGCAAGACATAGCACTGATTCTGCCGATTCAATGGGCTTGTTTAGCCCTGATGCGAAAGAAGGATATGCGGGAAATCCTGAAGTTGACAAAGCTAAAGAAAAATTGTTCCGATTCTGTGATAACAATGATAAGCTTAGACTAGAAAACTTGTTTGATTTATCTATCAAGGTTCAGAAAGAAGGCGAATTAGAACAGAATCTTAGTGATTTAAATGCAATAGGTTCTAATGGGACCGTTCTTATGGCGAAACTTATTTTCGGCTTGGCGTTGCTTCATTGGATGACGGATAAAAAGAACGCGACAACATCAATATGCTATCTTGATGAGGCTGCAAGCATTGATGAAGAAAACCAGAAAAAGTTGATTGCGGCTGCTCGTGAGTTTGGTTTTGTGTTGCTTTTTGCTTCTCCAACAGCACAAACAACAGTCCGTTATTGTATCCGTATTGAAAAGAGAAACAACAGAAATGTTGTGACAGACAAACAGCGAATAACGCTGGATCCAATCGAGGTGCGTAATGAGGAATGA